One Methanomassiliicoccales archaeon genomic window, TGGGCGTCCATCGCTAGTACCCTTGCTCCCATCCTGGCAAGCGGGATTGTGAAGTAACCAACCCCACAGCCCAGATCTGCCCAGATCTGCCCCGACCTGGCATCGGTCCTTCCAAGCACGGATTCGGGGGACTGCCTCTTCCTTCTGTCCTCATCCATGAGCAATGACTTGCTTCTTGCCTCGAATCTATGAGGTGCTTTCATTTCCGCTCCCCCAGTTCAGCAGTTTTAACCGTTAGCCTCCCTCCATCTCTCAGCAGTTCGATCTCGGTATCGATGATCTCCAAGGGCCTCTGGTGAATCTGGGAATCGAGTACGAGCGTCTCATATTCCCCCCCCTCACCTGAGATGTTGAAACCAAACTGGACAGAAGCTTCCCTGAGCTCCTCCAAGGACCGTTCGTCGATGCACCTGCCCAGCCATCGATGGTCCAACCCCTCCGCCGAAACCACCACGACAATAGAACGTAGGCCGGAGTCCAACATGTCTTTCATCAGAATTTCCTGGTCTTTACGCCACAGGGGAGAGTAGACGGGAAGATCCAGATCATTGCACACGCCGTTGATGCGGTCCCATTGATAATCCGAGGCCAGGGCTCCTGTCACCACCCCCTCTACATCCAGACCTGAGAGGGCCTTCTCCAGGGCTCTGAGATCGTCCTCTTCCGTTCCGTTGCTGGAGGCGGTCACCAGGGGCTTACTCATGGCCTCTGCAATTCTTGGCACCAGATGTAGATTTGGCGTATGAAAGATCCAGGAGTTTCTGTCTGAAGGGAATATACTGACCAGATAGCTGATATCGTGCCCCTGCATCTCCATGATTTGGGCGG contains:
- a CDS encoding diphthine--ammonia ligase; protein product: MKLAALFSGGKDSTYAAQIMEMQGHDISYLVSIFPSDRNSWIFHTPNLHLVPRIAEAMSKPLVTASSNGTEEDDLRALEKALSGLDVEGVVTGALASDYQWDRINGVCNDLDLPVYSPLWRKDQEILMKDMLDSGLRSIVVVVSAEGLDHRWLGRCIDERSLEELREASVQFGFNISGEGGEYETLVLDSQIHQRPLEIIDTEIELLRDGGRLTVKTAELGERK